A window of Actinomycetota bacterium genomic DNA:
CTGCTCATCGATGACCAGAGCGGAAGGGTCCCGCATGGCAGGTGACCCCAGTCAGCCCATCATCTCGCTCGACTCTGCCGGCGCCATGCCGCTGGTCGGCCTGGGCACCGGGGCGCTGACCGGTTCACAGTGCCACCGAGCCGTCCGGTACGCGCTGGAGGTCGGCTACCGCCATCTCGACACCGCCACCATGTACCACAAC
This region includes:
- a CDS encoding aldo/keto reductase, translating into MAGDPSQPIISLDSAGAMPLVGLGTGALTGSQCHRAVRYALEVGYRHLDTATMYHNEHEVGQAVRDEGPVRAVGSATTAPANSTN